The Algoriphagus sp. TR-M9 genome has a window encoding:
- a CDS encoding PorV/PorQ family protein: MKHLIFLSFLLLIQTSVMAQISPITQVHGARAQAMGNMRVHGKDAWSYFNNPGGLAYLEQAQISTGFDHRYGLKELSTLDLTGSFPTEHGVLALGVSRFGGKLFNQQSLGIAFANKLGIVAIGGKAEWFQTQMEGFGTGNNLILSLGGIAELSPEFSIGASFFNLNRAKLSQATEERLPTGISMGINYQPVPQLQLQAEVEKDIEVKPVVKLGIEYVLRDWVLLRTGINSNPSRMFFGLGIKLDQLSFDYAYGQNQPLGTTHHISLGLKLGK; encoded by the coding sequence ATGAAGCATCTGATTTTTCTAAGCTTCCTGCTTTTAATTCAGACTAGCGTAATGGCGCAGATCAGCCCCATTACACAGGTTCATGGTGCCAGGGCTCAAGCCATGGGAAATATGCGTGTGCACGGCAAGGATGCCTGGAGCTATTTCAATAACCCTGGTGGCTTAGCCTATCTAGAGCAAGCGCAGATCTCCACGGGATTTGACCATAGGTATGGGCTCAAAGAGCTGAGCACTTTGGATCTCACTGGCAGTTTCCCTACCGAACACGGAGTACTAGCCCTTGGCGTTTCACGCTTTGGAGGAAAGCTATTCAATCAACAAAGTCTCGGAATCGCCTTTGCCAATAAGCTGGGCATTGTGGCCATCGGAGGGAAGGCGGAGTGGTTTCAAACCCAAATGGAAGGCTTCGGAACCGGCAATAATCTAATTCTTAGCCTGGGAGGTATCGCCGAGCTAAGCCCTGAGTTTTCAATTGGAGCGAGCTTTTTCAATTTAAACCGGGCAAAACTAAGTCAGGCAACAGAGGAAAGATTGCCTACTGGGATTTCCATGGGCATCAACTACCAACCCGTACCACAACTTCAGCTTCAGGCCGAGGTGGAAAAAGATATTGAGGTAAAGCCAGTAGTCAAGCTGGGGATTGAGTATGTCCTTCGTGATTGGGTTTTACTCCGCACAGGCATCAACAGCAATCCTTCGAGGATGTTCTTTGGACTAGGAATTAAGCTGGATCAACTGAGTTTTGACTATGCATATGGGCAAAACCAACCTCTGGGTACCACACATCATATTAGTTTAGGGCTCAAATTGGGAAAGTGA
- a CDS encoding helix-hairpin-helix domain-containing protein — MLRIALVFWFIVLSLPWVLAQNPPREEIDIEDFIERLFPVQDDDLDFESIYEVLFQLYQNPIAINQASAEVLAASYLLAPDQINNLIAYRENNGPLISLYELQAVPGFDLNTIQRILPFLSISAGLNTQTQPLWKRIVTEDQAYLLFRHRRVWEKRRGFTPADTSSTGKVSSRYLGDPNDLYLRFRIQHPRDFSIGITLDKDPGEQFKWETKSARYGFNFLSFHLVKYYIGKWKTIALGDFQAQFGQGLVFGAGYGLGKGAETVPTVRKSSVGILPYTAALEFGFFRGTGITYQSGKWQASLIASFAPRDGRIAAERDTLENEDLTISSFNQSGLHRTESELSTKNQFREFSLGGNVQFAPNSKLQVGTNYLFTRFDHPWVKTPTPYNQFDFAGKQNSVASLYLNYNWKNFFFFGESAQSASGGTGTILGLVSSLSRQIDFSLLWRKYSRDFHSFYANAFAEATRPANEQGVYLGVEIKPISKWKINAYYDFFKFPWLRYRVYAPSVGYEWLGRITFSPNRSLSAFFQIREEQKDRNLADSGEPALTYQVKPVNKVNGTLSFQYQVNKAFFIRSRILFSRINFNEKKSTGFLMFQDAQYQFGKSRITGRIALFDTDDYDSRLYAYENNVLWTFSIPPYFGQGMRYYVVAQHQLTPQLTAYFRFAKTNYTDRESISSGLQTIEGSAQTETTFMLRYMLHP; from the coding sequence ATGTTGAGGATTGCGCTGGTGTTTTGGTTTATAGTACTTTCACTTCCATGGGTTTTGGCCCAAAATCCTCCGCGGGAAGAAATAGACATTGAAGATTTTATTGAACGGCTGTTCCCGGTTCAGGATGATGATCTGGATTTCGAATCCATTTACGAGGTACTTTTTCAGTTGTACCAAAACCCAATAGCCATTAACCAAGCCAGTGCAGAGGTGCTCGCAGCAAGTTACCTTTTGGCACCAGATCAAATCAACAACCTCATTGCGTATCGGGAGAATAATGGCCCACTGATTTCCCTGTATGAGTTGCAGGCAGTTCCTGGTTTTGACCTCAACACCATCCAGCGAATCCTGCCTTTTCTCAGTATTTCCGCAGGGCTAAATACCCAAACACAACCGCTGTGGAAGAGAATAGTCACCGAAGATCAAGCCTACCTCCTATTCCGACACCGAAGGGTATGGGAAAAGCGGCGGGGTTTTACGCCTGCTGATACCAGTTCCACGGGTAAAGTTTCCAGTCGCTATCTGGGCGATCCCAATGATTTATACCTCAGGTTTAGAATCCAACATCCCAGAGACTTCAGTATTGGAATCACACTGGACAAAGATCCCGGAGAGCAGTTTAAATGGGAAACAAAATCTGCCCGTTATGGCTTTAACTTTCTGTCATTTCATCTGGTGAAATATTATATCGGCAAATGGAAAACCATTGCTTTAGGTGATTTTCAGGCTCAATTTGGTCAAGGGCTGGTTTTTGGTGCCGGCTATGGCTTGGGCAAAGGTGCTGAAACTGTGCCTACAGTGAGAAAAAGCAGTGTGGGAATCCTCCCCTACACTGCAGCGCTGGAATTTGGCTTTTTTAGGGGCACGGGGATCACCTACCAAAGCGGAAAATGGCAGGCCAGCCTCATTGCTTCTTTTGCGCCAAGGGATGGAAGGATTGCAGCGGAGCGGGACACCTTAGAAAATGAAGATTTGACCATAAGTTCATTTAACCAGAGTGGCCTGCACAGAACAGAGAGTGAATTGAGCACCAAAAATCAATTCCGTGAATTTAGTCTGGGTGGAAACGTACAGTTTGCTCCCAATTCCAAACTGCAAGTAGGCACAAATTACCTGTTTACCCGTTTTGATCACCCTTGGGTAAAAACGCCCACTCCTTACAATCAATTTGATTTTGCAGGTAAACAAAACTCAGTCGCAAGTCTTTACCTGAATTACAATTGGAAGAATTTCTTCTTTTTTGGAGAAAGCGCGCAATCTGCATCTGGAGGAACAGGCACCATTTTAGGCCTGGTTTCCAGTCTTAGTAGGCAGATTGACTTTTCTTTGCTTTGGAGGAAATACTCGCGCGACTTTCACAGTTTTTATGCCAATGCATTTGCAGAAGCGACACGGCCTGCAAATGAGCAGGGCGTGTATTTGGGGGTTGAGATCAAGCCTATTTCGAAGTGGAAAATCAATGCCTATTACGATTTCTTCAAGTTCCCTTGGTTGCGGTACCGGGTGTATGCACCATCGGTAGGGTATGAATGGTTAGGCAGAATTACCTTCAGCCCAAACCGGTCCCTCAGTGCATTTTTTCAGATCCGGGAAGAACAAAAAGACAGAAATCTAGCAGACTCGGGTGAGCCTGCCCTGACCTACCAAGTGAAGCCGGTAAACAAGGTCAATGGTACGCTGAGTTTTCAATATCAGGTCAACAAAGCCTTTTTCATCAGGTCAAGGATTTTATTTTCCAGGATCAACTTTAATGAGAAAAAAAGTACAGGCTTTCTGATGTTTCAAGATGCGCAGTATCAATTTGGAAAATCCAGAATCACGGGAAGAATTGCACTATTCGACACAGATGATTACGATTCTAGACTTTATGCTTATGAAAACAATGTACTCTGGACCTTTTCCATCCCTCCGTACTTTGGCCAGGGGATGCGCTATTATGTGGTAGCTCAGCATCAACTTACTCCCCAGCTCACTGCGTATTTCCGCTTTGCCAAAACCAACTACACCGACCGGGAAAGCATAAGCTCAGGCTTACAGACTATAGAAGGTTCCGCCCAGACTGAAACTACTTTTATGCTCAGGTACATGCTTCATCCTTAA
- a CDS encoding zinc-dependent metalloprotease: MNKKLLLGAFLLFSLKLAYGQSLNLSEMNKQDGFVPFYLDEEKGKIYLEIDKLDEEFLYVNSLTAGIGSNDIGLDRGQLGNTRIVEFRKTGNKVFLVHLNYDFRAYSDNPAEVQSIKDAFAESVLWGFEITQVEGEKIIVDATSFYLQDAHGVADRLSRGRQGSFRTDASRSALYLPMTKNFPENTEVEATITLTGQATGSYLRSVTPSPDAVTVRQRHSFIQLPDDEYQPREFDPRGGFGSISYMDFTTPIAEPIMKRFIARHRLVKKDPSAAVSEVVEPIIYYLDRGTPEPVASALIEGGNWWSQAFEAAGFKDAFRVELAPEGMDLMDIRYNVIQWVHRSTRGWSYGASVRDPRTGEILKGHVSLGSLRVRQDYLIAQGLLQPFEEGAPANPEMLKLAVARLKQLSAHEIGHTIGLAHSYATSADGRSSVMDYPYPLITETASGELDLSNAYDDKIGAWDKWAITYGYGVPAPGVSEEEFIEKTLTDTYAAGHQFITDSDSRATSGAHPQSHLWDNGSSAPEELERMLSLRANRMETFGLNAIPEGQPHALLEEIFVPLYLMHRYQIEATAKLIGGVDYRYKIKGDNQPNHGLVHLADQEAALETLLKTISTENLLVPDHILKLIPPRPFGYGSNRETFVSRVSPIFDPIAPAEAIVDLTFDFMLNGARVNRVYLQHLQDSRLFGLNEMLTQMEEQVFGSNKTGDLSLEISLMTQSKYVDHLIALAKNAEVSNTVRAIARGRLHSISNRHGRPNESWNPADQHAMYLGEKIQSFLELPEELTVQETLKAPDGSPIGMDIMSCDFDY; this comes from the coding sequence ATGAATAAAAAACTACTACTCGGTGCATTTTTGCTGTTTTCGCTAAAACTAGCCTATGGACAAAGCCTAAATCTATCCGAAATGAACAAGCAGGATGGATTCGTTCCTTTTTATCTGGATGAAGAAAAAGGGAAAATATATCTAGAAATAGACAAGCTAGATGAGGAGTTTTTATACGTCAACTCCCTGACAGCCGGAATAGGATCCAATGACATCGGTCTGGACCGTGGGCAGTTAGGGAACACCAGAATCGTGGAATTCAGAAAGACCGGAAACAAGGTCTTTTTGGTACATTTAAATTACGACTTCAGAGCTTACTCTGACAATCCTGCGGAGGTACAATCTATCAAAGATGCCTTTGCTGAATCCGTCTTGTGGGGCTTCGAAATCACGCAAGTTGAAGGTGAAAAAATCATAGTAGACGCCACTAGCTTTTACCTTCAGGATGCCCATGGAGTCGCTGATCGACTGAGCAGAGGCAGACAAGGTTCATTTCGAACAGATGCAAGTCGCTCCGCTCTTTATCTCCCCATGACCAAAAACTTTCCGGAAAACACAGAAGTGGAAGCTACTATTACTTTGACTGGTCAGGCCACCGGATCTTACCTAAGGTCGGTCACGCCTAGTCCGGATGCGGTGACTGTAAGGCAGCGGCATTCCTTTATACAGCTTCCTGATGATGAATATCAGCCTAGGGAATTTGACCCGCGCGGCGGATTTGGAAGTATTTCCTACATGGATTTCACCACTCCTATAGCTGAACCCATCATGAAGCGGTTTATCGCCAGACATAGGTTAGTCAAAAAAGACCCAAGCGCTGCTGTTTCAGAAGTAGTGGAACCTATCATTTATTACTTAGACCGGGGCACTCCAGAGCCAGTAGCTTCAGCCCTTATCGAGGGAGGAAACTGGTGGAGTCAGGCCTTTGAAGCCGCTGGGTTTAAAGATGCTTTCCGGGTAGAGCTTGCTCCAGAAGGCATGGATCTAATGGATATTCGCTACAATGTAATCCAGTGGGTTCATCGCTCTACCAGAGGTTGGTCCTATGGGGCTAGTGTACGTGATCCCAGGACTGGGGAAATTCTCAAAGGACATGTTTCTTTGGGATCGCTACGGGTAAGGCAGGATTACCTGATCGCTCAGGGACTGTTACAGCCCTTTGAGGAAGGAGCACCGGCAAATCCAGAGATGCTGAAATTGGCAGTGGCCAGGTTAAAACAATTATCTGCACACGAAATCGGTCACACCATAGGTCTGGCCCATAGCTACGCTACTTCAGCAGACGGTAGATCCTCTGTGATGGACTACCCTTACCCATTGATTACTGAAACTGCCTCTGGTGAACTAGACCTCAGTAATGCTTACGATGACAAGATCGGCGCTTGGGACAAATGGGCCATCACCTACGGGTACGGTGTACCTGCCCCGGGAGTGAGTGAGGAAGAATTTATTGAAAAAACCCTTACCGACACCTATGCTGCCGGACATCAGTTTATCACAGACTCAGACTCCAGAGCTACAAGTGGTGCGCATCCTCAGTCTCACCTTTGGGACAATGGCAGCAGTGCCCCTGAAGAACTGGAAAGAATGCTAAGTCTAAGAGCTAATAGAATGGAGACATTTGGACTGAATGCCATCCCTGAAGGCCAGCCGCATGCGCTTTTGGAAGAGATATTTGTACCACTGTACCTCATGCACCGGTATCAGATTGAAGCTACAGCCAAGCTTATTGGAGGTGTAGACTATAGATACAAAATAAAAGGCGACAATCAGCCCAATCATGGTTTAGTACACCTGGCTGATCAGGAGGCTGCTCTGGAAACCCTACTCAAAACCATCTCTACCGAAAACCTACTTGTGCCAGACCATATCCTGAAGTTAATTCCACCTAGACCCTTTGGCTATGGCAGCAATCGGGAAACATTTGTATCCAGAGTAAGTCCGATATTTGACCCTATAGCACCGGCAGAAGCCATAGTGGACCTTACTTTTGATTTTATGCTCAATGGTGCAAGAGTGAACAGGGTATACCTGCAGCATTTGCAGGACAGCAGATTGTTTGGTCTGAATGAAATGCTTACACAAATGGAGGAGCAGGTTTTTGGGAGCAACAAAACTGGAGATCTCAGCCTAGAGATAAGCCTAATGACCCAATCCAAATATGTGGATCACCTGATCGCTTTAGCAAAAAACGCTGAGGTGTCCAATACCGTCAGAGCAATAGCAAGAGGAAGGTTACACTCCATTTCCAATCGCCATGGCCGTCCAAATGAAAGTTGGAATCCCGCAGACCAGCACGCCATGTACCTCGGCGAAAAAATCCAAAGCTTTTTGGAACTGCCAGAGGAGCTTACGGTTCAGGAAACCCTTAAAGCACCAGACGGTTCCCCCATTGGGATGGATATCATGAGCTGTGATTTCGATTATTAA
- a CDS encoding M3 family metallopeptidase, producing the protein MSNPLLVDFTTPFETAPFDKITPDHFLPAIKAAISEAKQDIANIKSQELPTFENTIEALDASGKRLGIISGIFFNLNSAETNDEIQALAREISPLLTEHSNDILLDQELFQRVAQVFEIKETLKLSPEQTTLLEKTYKSFVRNGAKLDTEKAKELRQLDQSLAKASLQFGENVLAETNKYVHFVSEEKDLDGLPEGIKEAAAQIAEEKGKPGNWAFTLEYPSYIPAMTYAKNRELRKTLFMAFGTRCAKGDELDNQEIIKEILNLRHQRAKLLGYKSHADFVLEERMAKSPAQVMSFLDELLVKAKPKGKEEVAELAAYAQKLDGLDQLERWDFAYYSELLKKQKYEIDDELLRPFFQLEKAIDGVFLTAEKLYGITFTANPDIPVYHKDVTAYEAKDSNGNFLAVFYADFFPRPGKRNGAWMTSYRGQSLKNGQEVRPHVSIVCNFTKPTKSKPSLLTFNEVTTLFHEFGHALHGMMAKGSYESLSGTSVYWDFVELPSQIFENWCYEKECLDLFAKHYETGEKIPEDLIEKIKKAANFQQGYQTLRQLSFGLLDMAFHSQDPVQIQDVPAFEREIMEPTDLLPKVPGTVMSTSFGHIFQGGYAAGYYSYKWAEVLDADAFELFQEKGVFDQETAKSFVKNILSAGGTEHPSILYKRFRGREPKQDALLKRAGLISK; encoded by the coding sequence ATGAGCAACCCATTATTGGTGGATTTCACCACTCCTTTTGAAACTGCCCCTTTTGATAAAATCACCCCAGATCATTTCCTCCCTGCGATTAAAGCAGCTATCAGCGAAGCAAAGCAGGACATAGCAAACATAAAAAGCCAAGAACTGCCTACATTTGAAAATACAATTGAGGCCTTGGATGCATCAGGTAAGCGACTAGGAATCATCTCAGGCATATTTTTCAATTTGAATTCTGCCGAAACCAATGATGAGATTCAAGCATTGGCAAGAGAAATCTCCCCTCTATTGACAGAGCATAGCAATGACATCTTGCTAGACCAGGAGTTATTTCAGCGCGTAGCTCAGGTTTTTGAAATAAAGGAAACCCTGAAACTCAGCCCGGAACAGACAACGCTATTAGAAAAGACCTATAAATCATTCGTCAGAAATGGCGCAAAATTAGATACTGAGAAAGCAAAAGAATTAAGGCAACTGGACCAAAGCCTGGCCAAAGCCTCCCTGCAATTTGGCGAAAATGTACTGGCCGAAACCAACAAATATGTGCACTTCGTTTCGGAAGAAAAGGATCTGGATGGATTGCCTGAGGGCATCAAAGAAGCTGCTGCGCAAATAGCAGAAGAAAAAGGCAAACCTGGCAACTGGGCTTTCACACTTGAATATCCAAGCTATATTCCAGCCATGACCTACGCCAAAAACCGGGAACTCAGAAAAACCCTGTTTATGGCCTTTGGCACGCGCTGCGCAAAGGGTGATGAACTGGACAACCAGGAAATAATCAAAGAAATCCTGAATCTCCGGCATCAACGTGCAAAACTTTTAGGCTACAAAAGCCACGCGGATTTCGTGCTGGAAGAAAGAATGGCAAAAAGTCCTGCCCAGGTGATGTCCTTTTTGGATGAACTGCTGGTAAAGGCCAAGCCTAAGGGGAAAGAAGAAGTAGCCGAACTAGCTGCCTATGCCCAGAAGCTTGACGGCTTGGATCAATTGGAAAGATGGGACTTTGCCTATTATTCCGAATTGCTCAAAAAACAGAAATACGAAATTGACGATGAGCTGCTACGCCCATTTTTCCAACTGGAAAAGGCCATTGATGGCGTATTCCTAACGGCAGAAAAACTCTACGGAATCACCTTCACTGCAAACCCGGACATCCCGGTTTATCACAAAGACGTCACCGCCTATGAAGCCAAGGACAGCAATGGAAATTTCCTCGCAGTATTCTATGCGGACTTTTTCCCAAGACCTGGCAAAAGAAACGGTGCCTGGATGACCAGCTATCGTGGGCAAAGCCTGAAAAACGGACAGGAAGTGCGTCCGCATGTGTCCATTGTGTGTAACTTCACCAAACCTACCAAGTCCAAACCCAGCCTATTGACATTCAATGAGGTGACCACTCTGTTCCATGAATTCGGACATGCGCTGCATGGAATGATGGCAAAGGGTAGTTACGAATCTCTTTCGGGAACCAGTGTTTACTGGGATTTTGTGGAGCTTCCCTCGCAGATTTTTGAAAACTGGTGTTACGAAAAGGAATGTCTGGATCTCTTTGCTAAACACTACGAGACCGGTGAGAAAATCCCTGAAGACCTGATAGAAAAAATCAAAAAAGCTGCAAACTTCCAGCAAGGCTACCAAACCCTGAGACAGCTTAGTTTTGGGTTATTGGATATGGCTTTCCATAGTCAGGACCCAGTTCAGATTCAGGATGTTCCCGCATTTGAAAGAGAAATAATGGAACCTACAGACCTACTGCCCAAGGTACCAGGTACAGTAATGAGTACTTCTTTCGGACATATTTTCCAGGGTGGGTATGCCGCCGGATATTACAGCTATAAATGGGCTGAAGTGCTGGATGCTGATGCTTTTGAGCTATTCCAGGAGAAGGGTGTTTTTGATCAAGAAACAGCCAAATCCTTTGTGAAAAATATTCTTTCTGCCGGCGGTACTGAGCATCCGTCCATACTCTACAAGAGGTTCAGAGGCAGGGAACCGAAGCAGGATGCCTTACTGAAGCGTGCCGGATTAATTTCGAAATAA
- a CDS encoding AI-2E family transporter, with protein MTSTGYKMPPYLKALTVMIFIIVLVFFLIVGKSLLVPLFMGGFFAILFTPLAMWLESKKVPRILSCVISLLMMTALVGGLLTFVISNVASFTKDFDNVSGRITEYAREFDDWTQETFAYDAALRDKANTDYLKNILTENSSSISDFALKTVGSMTGLVLIPVFMFFFLLYRDHLTQVIIQIYRDKDPELVKMRITSLRKVILNYIVGVVKVMGILAILNITAFSILGIKHAVFFGTLGAILNIIPYVGPFFGAMLPMVYSFLTKDSLFYPAGVLVSYQIIQMIEGNILTPKIVGGNVNLNAFITFLGLIIGGTIWGVAGMILVIPMMAILREIFDLSDATRPFALLLGEEKVENQNSEEEQEAEEVENENEK; from the coding sequence ATGACTTCCACAGGTTATAAAATGCCGCCATACCTTAAAGCGCTGACAGTGATGATTTTCATCATTGTATTAGTGTTTTTCCTCATTGTAGGCAAAAGCCTGCTGGTACCTTTATTCATGGGGGGATTCTTTGCCATATTATTCACTCCGCTAGCAATGTGGCTGGAGTCCAAAAAAGTACCGAGAATCCTATCTTGTGTGATTTCACTTCTGATGATGACCGCGCTTGTAGGTGGACTGTTGACTTTCGTGATCAGTAATGTGGCTAGTTTTACCAAAGATTTTGATAATGTCTCCGGTAGGATTACGGAATATGCCAGGGAGTTTGATGATTGGACCCAGGAAACGTTTGCTTACGACGCGGCACTTCGGGACAAAGCCAATACAGATTATCTGAAAAATATCCTCACTGAAAACAGCTCCAGCATATCAGACTTCGCACTGAAAACCGTGGGTTCGATGACCGGTTTGGTACTGATTCCTGTTTTCATGTTCTTTTTCCTCCTGTATAGGGATCATCTCACTCAGGTAATAATTCAGATCTATAGAGATAAAGATCCCGAACTGGTCAAAATGCGGATCACCAGCCTGAGAAAAGTAATCCTAAATTACATAGTAGGCGTGGTGAAGGTAATGGGGATTTTGGCGATTCTGAACATCACTGCATTCTCCATCTTAGGCATCAAGCATGCGGTGTTTTTTGGGACTTTGGGGGCTATACTGAATATCATTCCTTATGTAGGCCCCTTCTTTGGTGCCATGCTCCCAATGGTCTATTCCTTCCTGACCAAGGATAGTTTATTCTATCCTGCAGGGGTATTAGTCAGCTATCAGATTATCCAAATGATAGAAGGTAATATTCTCACACCAAAGATTGTAGGAGGAAATGTCAATCTAAATGCATTCATCACCTTCCTAGGTTTGATTATAGGAGGTACGATATGGGGAGTGGCAGGGATGATCCTGGTGATTCCTATGATGGCCATTTTGCGGGAAATATTTGATCTTTCTGATGCTACCAGACCCTTTGCTTTACTATTGGGAGAGGAAAAAGTTGAAAACCAGAATTCTGAAGAGGAACAAGAAGCCGAAGAAGTAGAAAACGAAAATGAAAAGTAA
- a CDS encoding tetratricopeptide repeat protein: MKSKIVIGIALCGLLISCDTEENKKGRFLLKGNEKLDENDPKGAMEFYAEAIEIDSTYADAYYNKAVAHLQLNQLQESIADLTLAITYKPAYRDAYFQRGLNYLDNGEFYKAREDAAFLLNNDGDNWKSHFLNGLVLEKLKEYSAALDSFKKASDLNPDNSDLQVNQATMLYYLKDFDSALEILEKAELNNPMEANLFNLRSMIYFDQDQYKKALEEVEKAITLNNGQAYFYNNKGLYLLFLGDTEQGLELINQSIRMDSNNPYALRNKGIYYVMQGEKTTALQYLEELNNNYPEMELVTEYLEKAQAL; this comes from the coding sequence ATGAAAAGTAAAATAGTTATTGGCATCGCTCTATGTGGCCTATTGATATCCTGCGACACGGAGGAAAACAAAAAAGGCCGTTTTCTCCTGAAAGGAAACGAGAAACTGGATGAGAATGATCCAAAAGGAGCAATGGAGTTTTATGCGGAAGCCATAGAAATTGACTCCACGTATGCAGATGCCTATTACAATAAAGCAGTGGCGCATCTGCAGCTCAACCAACTTCAGGAAAGTATTGCGGATTTGACTTTGGCCATAACTTACAAGCCTGCTTACCGAGACGCATACTTCCAAAGAGGCCTGAATTACCTGGATAACGGGGAGTTTTACAAAGCCAGGGAAGATGCTGCATTTCTTCTCAACAATGATGGGGACAACTGGAAAAGTCACTTCCTGAACGGCTTGGTTTTGGAGAAGCTAAAGGAATATTCTGCCGCGCTGGACTCCTTTAAAAAGGCTTCGGATCTCAACCCTGATAATTCTGACCTGCAGGTAAACCAGGCGACCATGCTGTACTACTTGAAGGATTTTGACTCAGCATTAGAAATTCTGGAAAAAGCTGAGCTCAACAATCCTATGGAAGCCAATCTTTTCAATCTACGATCCATGATTTACTTTGACCAGGACCAGTATAAAAAGGCGCTGGAAGAAGTGGAAAAGGCCATAACATTAAATAATGGCCAAGCCTATTTCTATAATAATAAGGGCTTATACCTGCTGTTCTTAGGCGATACAGAGCAAGGTTTGGAGTTAATTAACCAAAGCATCAGAATGGACTCAAACAATCCATATGCGCTCCGAAACAAGGGGATTTACTATGTGATGCAAGGAGAAAAAACCACTGCGCTACAGTACTTAGAAGAACTGAATAATAACTATCCAGAAATGGAACTGGTAACTGAGTATCTTGAAAAAGCTCAGGCGCTTTGA